One Sphingomonas sabuli genomic region harbors:
- a CDS encoding calcium:proton antiporter codes for MTAAPTTLPSRLLAAGTWLAPVLAWLAIAVGTGPAITGVVLVAVVLAAVHHAETVAHRIGEPFGTLVLAVAVTVIEVGLILSLMLANPETTSSLARDTVFAAAMIILNFLLGLCLLVGGFRLGEQRFTRTGVTAALSTLATLIVLTLILPNFTSTVPGPVYSPLQLGFVAVCSLVLYLTFVFVQTIRHRAYFLPSAEMRELHRDEAPRPSVRQAWQSFALLCVSLVAVVLMAKSLSNPLEDAVAAAGLPLAMVGVAIAGIVLLPESVAAVRAARAGQLQTSLNLALGSALATIGLTIPAVTVASFILDLPLALGLRPSSMALLALTLFIASLSIARGRTTVLHGAVHLVIFGAFILTNIAP; via the coding sequence ATGACCGCAGCGCCGACCACTTTGCCTTCGCGCCTCCTCGCCGCCGGAACCTGGCTTGCGCCCGTTCTGGCTTGGCTGGCGATTGCTGTCGGGACCGGCCCGGCGATCACCGGCGTTGTGCTGGTCGCGGTCGTGCTGGCCGCCGTCCACCACGCGGAGACGGTGGCGCATCGCATCGGCGAGCCGTTCGGCACGCTGGTCTTGGCCGTCGCCGTGACGGTCATCGAGGTCGGGCTGATCCTTTCGCTGATGCTGGCCAATCCGGAAACGACCAGTTCGCTGGCTCGCGACACGGTGTTCGCCGCGGCGATGATTATCCTCAACTTCCTGCTTGGCCTGTGCCTGCTGGTCGGCGGCTTTCGCCTGGGCGAGCAGCGCTTCACCCGCACCGGGGTAACCGCGGCGCTGAGCACGCTGGCGACCTTGATCGTGCTGACGCTGATCCTGCCCAACTTCACCTCGACGGTGCCGGGGCCGGTCTATTCGCCGCTTCAGCTGGGCTTCGTCGCGGTCTGTTCGCTGGTGCTCTACCTGACCTTTGTTTTCGTCCAGACCATCCGCCACCGCGCCTATTTCCTGCCGTCGGCGGAAATGCGCGAGCTGCACCGAGACGAGGCGCCCCGGCCCAGCGTCCGGCAGGCGTGGCAGTCCTTCGCCTTGCTGTGCGTCAGCCTGGTGGCGGTCGTGCTGATGGCGAAGTCGCTGTCCAATCCGCTGGAGGACGCGGTGGCCGCCGCCGGCCTGCCGCTGGCGATGGTCGGCGTGGCCATCGCCGGCATTGTCCTGCTGCCTGAAAGCGTCGCCGCGGTCCGCGCCGCGCGCGCCGGGCAGTTGCAGACCAGCCTCAACCTCGCGCTTGGTTCGGCGCTGGCGACCATCGGCCTGACCATTCCTGCCGTGACCGTCGCCAGCTTCATCCTCGACCTGCCGCTTGCGCTTGGCCTGCGGCCGTCGTCAATGGCGCTGCTCGCACTGACCCTCTTCATCGCCTCGCTGTCGATCGCCCGCGGCCGCACAACCGTCCTGCACGGCGCCGTCCATTTGGTCATCTTCGGCGCGTTCATCCTGACCAACATCGCGCCTTGA
- a CDS encoding alpha/beta fold hydrolase encodes MSKFRKSMFAPLVAAALATGAHAQSPASLPQDQKVRNVVLVHGAFVDGSGWRGVYDRLTARGYTVKIVQNPLTSLADDTAATTRILDGLTGPAILVGHSWGGTIITEAGAHDKVAGLVYVSALAPDAGETTAQQYKGYPAAANFAIDVSADGFGIVRPAKFQSAFAADLNDADAAFLRDSQLPIRMAAFETKLTKAAWRTRPSWAIIAREDQAFGKGMLQGMAKRIGARIVDVPGSHAVFTTQPAAVADVIDQAAREVSKAAQTRK; translated from the coding sequence GTGTCCAAGTTTCGCAAATCGATGTTCGCTCCCCTCGTCGCCGCAGCGCTTGCGACCGGCGCCCATGCGCAGAGCCCGGCCTCCCTCCCCCAGGACCAGAAAGTTCGCAACGTGGTCCTCGTCCACGGCGCATTTGTCGACGGCTCCGGCTGGCGCGGCGTCTACGACCGCCTCACCGCGCGCGGATACACGGTGAAGATCGTGCAGAATCCCCTGACCTCGCTTGCCGACGATACGGCCGCGACGACCCGCATACTCGATGGTTTGACGGGCCCGGCGATCCTGGTCGGGCACAGCTGGGGCGGGACGATCATCACCGAAGCCGGCGCCCACGATAAGGTCGCCGGCCTGGTCTATGTGTCCGCGCTTGCTCCCGACGCGGGCGAGACGACCGCCCAGCAGTATAAGGGTTACCCCGCCGCAGCGAACTTCGCGATCGACGTCAGCGCGGACGGCTTCGGCATCGTCCGCCCGGCCAAGTTCCAGTCGGCCTTCGCGGCCGACCTGAACGACGCGGACGCAGCCTTCCTGCGCGATTCGCAGCTGCCGATCCGCATGGCGGCCTTCGAAACGAAGCTGACAAAGGCCGCGTGGCGGACCCGGCCGAGCTGGGCGATCATCGCCCGCGAAGACCAGGCCTTCGGCAAGGGCATGCTGCAGGGCATGGCAAAGCGCATCGGCGCCCGCATCGTCGACGTGCCCGGCAGCCATGCCGTCTTCACCACCCAGCCGGCCGCCGTCGCGGACGTCATCGACCAGGCAGCCCGCGAGGTTTCGAAAGCAGCACAAACGCGCAAGTAG
- a CDS encoding MarR family winged helix-turn-helix transcriptional regulator, which produces MKNQDEAKTDLATSLADFLCFAVYSTNLAFNKAYKPLFEEVGLTYSQYATLIALNEQGDQTVGQLGEKMFLESSTLTPLLKRLEAAGYVVRRRDEKDERQVRVSLTDQGRAVFQKAFDGREAVIEATGLEPEDFVRLQSDLIKLRNNLLGSSRK; this is translated from the coding sequence TTGAAAAATCAGGATGAAGCGAAAACCGACCTGGCGACATCGCTGGCCGATTTTCTCTGCTTCGCGGTCTATTCGACCAATCTCGCCTTCAACAAGGCGTACAAACCGCTCTTCGAAGAGGTCGGCCTGACCTATTCCCAATATGCCACGCTGATCGCGCTCAACGAGCAGGGCGACCAGACGGTCGGGCAGTTGGGGGAGAAGATGTTCCTCGAGTCGAGTACGCTGACGCCCCTGCTCAAGCGGCTCGAGGCGGCCGGCTACGTCGTCCGGCGCCGCGACGAGAAGGACGAGCGGCAGGTCCGCGTGTCGCTGACGGACCAGGGCAGGGCGGTGTTCCAGAAGGCGTTCGACGGGCGCGAGGCGGTGATCGAGGCAACGGGACTGGAACCCGAAGACTTCGTTCGCCTTCAGTCCGACCTGATCAAACTTCGCAACAATTTGCTCGGTTCGTCCCGGAAATAG
- the purC gene encoding phosphoribosylaminoimidazolesuccinocarboxamide synthase, producing the protein MARRRQIYEGKAKILYEGPEPGTLIQYFKDDATAFNAQKRGTISGKGVLNNRISEHIFTALAGIGVPTHFIRRLNMREQLIRQVEIVPIEVVIRNVAAGSLSKRLGIEEGNQLPRTIIEYYYKDDALGDPLISEEHIACFGWASQEEMNDIADMAIRVNDFLSGMFAAIGIRLVDFKLEFGRVWEGDYARIILADEISPDGCRLWDLKSNEKLDKDRFRQDLGNVEQAYQEVARRLGLMPEDGEETPILDLDSHRKKRGK; encoded by the coding sequence ATGGCTCGTCGCCGCCAGATCTACGAAGGCAAGGCCAAGATCCTCTACGAGGGTCCCGAGCCGGGCACGCTGATCCAGTATTTCAAGGACGACGCGACCGCGTTCAACGCCCAGAAGCGCGGGACGATCAGCGGCAAGGGCGTGCTCAACAACCGCATTTCCGAACATATCTTCACCGCGCTCGCCGGGATCGGCGTGCCGACGCACTTCATCCGCCGGCTCAACATGCGCGAACAGCTGATTCGCCAGGTCGAGATCGTCCCCATCGAGGTGGTGATCCGCAACGTCGCCGCCGGATCGCTGTCGAAGCGGCTGGGGATCGAGGAAGGCAACCAGCTGCCGCGCACGATCATCGAATATTATTACAAGGACGACGCGCTCGGCGATCCGCTGATCAGCGAAGAGCATATCGCCTGCTTCGGCTGGGCCAGCCAGGAAGAAATGAACGACATCGCCGACATGGCGATCCGCGTGAACGACTTCCTGTCCGGCATGTTCGCGGCGATCGGCATCCGCCTGGTCGACTTCAAGCTGGAGTTCGGCCGCGTGTGGGAAGGCGATTACGCGCGCATCATTCTGGCCGATGAAATCAGCCCCGACGGCTGCCGCCTGTGGGACCTGAAGTCGAACGAGAAGCTCGACAAGGACCGCTTCCGCCAGGACCTCGGCAATGTCGAGCAGGCCTATCAGGAAGTCGCCCGCCGCCTTGGCCTGATGCCCGAAGACGGCGAGGAAACCCCGATCCTGGACCTCGACAGCCACCGCAAGAAGCGGGGCAAGTAG
- a CDS encoding M16 family metallopeptidase, with translation MPAVARELSPAPLAAAVQAPWLPATDVVGDPAVRYGTLPNGMKYAIMRNATPKGAASVRLRFEFGSIGESEKELGLAHFIEHMAFNGTTNVPEGEMIKILERQGLKFGPDTNAATGFDSTTYMLDLPSTDAERLDTAFMLMREVASELKFDAAAVDRERGVILGERRSRENAQLKRAIDTLAFTGPDTPYAKRLPIGTVDVISTASDATLRDLYRRYYRPELATLVFVGDADPALIEQKIRAKFSDWKGTGTAGAPLPRGKVDLNRAAAFDTFVDPAIPEYLQITSLRAWDDPKDTLAERRADTVKALAASMFNRRIERIANAPDAVIVGGGMGLDTMRDAARVTVVSLVAKDGYWKDAATIADQELRRALQFGFKPAELDIVKTEMVSKLTQAAQQAESRKNSAIAAGILGVLENNDVFTSPQYDADFVARVAPTITVDEVNAEFRKLWDGSPRLIHASSKTAVTGAQLAEAVAQSSKVAVTAPADVAVKAWAYDSFGTPGKVVQDTRIADLGLRTLKFANNVRLNVKRSDFEPGKVSYLVRMDGGNLAMPKDKPGLGAFVGNMAAFAGTAKHDLEELKTLTAGKQVTPGFVATEGAFVSGGTTNAADLPLQMKLSAAYMTDPGYRPEAQSKWAALMPLFDKQIGSQPAPLLRARLPYLLSGKDARFGIPPVDQLVGRSLDEFKQVYAPISASAPIEITVIGDVDEAVVIDAVSRSFGALPARQAAAPDYAAARAGTWNPGTGTLALTHSGDADQAVAGAVWHTDDDHDLRTEMGLEILANVMDLMLTDTIREKLGASYNASVSSTMSSEYRGFGYITTSSVVDPAKADAVDAAIAEAAAELRAKPIDADMLARAVNPEVESARRTMRENSFWVNMLSDAQARPARLERMRKWVDMLQSVTAADVHRLANAYLTPDRMNRIRVTSEKLAAK, from the coding sequence ATGCCGGCCGTCGCCCGCGAGCTGTCCCCGGCGCCGCTGGCGGCCGCCGTCCAGGCCCCGTGGCTGCCCGCCACCGACGTCGTCGGCGACCCGGCCGTCCGGTACGGCACCCTGCCCAACGGCATGAAATATGCGATCATGCGCAACGCCACGCCCAAGGGCGCAGCGTCCGTTCGGCTGCGGTTCGAATTCGGCTCGATCGGGGAGAGCGAGAAGGAACTCGGCCTCGCCCACTTCATCGAGCATATGGCGTTCAACGGCACGACCAACGTGCCCGAAGGCGAGATGATCAAGATCCTGGAGCGGCAGGGGCTGAAGTTCGGGCCCGACACCAATGCCGCGACCGGCTTTGATTCCACCACCTACATGCTCGACCTGCCATCGACCGACGCGGAGCGCCTCGACACCGCCTTCATGCTGATGCGCGAAGTCGCCAGCGAGTTGAAGTTCGACGCCGCCGCCGTCGACCGCGAGCGCGGCGTCATCCTTGGCGAGCGCCGGTCGCGCGAGAATGCGCAGCTGAAGCGCGCGATCGACACCCTCGCCTTCACCGGCCCCGACACGCCCTATGCCAAGCGGCTGCCGATCGGCACGGTGGACGTCATCAGCACCGCCAGCGATGCCACCCTGCGCGACCTGTACCGCCGCTATTACCGGCCGGAGCTTGCGACCTTGGTCTTCGTTGGCGACGCCGATCCCGCGCTGATCGAGCAGAAGATCCGCGCCAAGTTCTCCGACTGGAAGGGGACCGGCACGGCCGGCGCCCCGCTGCCGCGCGGCAAGGTCGACCTCAACCGCGCCGCGGCGTTCGACACGTTTGTCGATCCGGCCATTCCCGAATATCTGCAGATCACCTCGCTGCGGGCGTGGGACGACCCCAAGGACACGCTGGCGGAACGGCGCGCCGACACCGTCAAGGCCTTGGCCGCGAGCATGTTCAACCGCCGCATCGAGCGCATCGCCAACGCCCCGGACGCGGTCATCGTCGGCGGCGGCATGGGCTTGGACACGATGCGCGACGCAGCCCGCGTGACGGTCGTCAGCCTGGTCGCCAAGGACGGCTATTGGAAAGATGCCGCGACGATTGCCGACCAGGAACTTCGGCGTGCGCTGCAATTCGGGTTCAAGCCGGCCGAACTGGACATCGTGAAGACCGAGATGGTCAGCAAGCTGACCCAGGCCGCGCAGCAGGCCGAAAGCCGCAAGAATTCGGCCATCGCGGCCGGCATCCTCGGCGTGCTGGAGAACAACGACGTCTTCACCAGCCCGCAATATGACGCCGACTTCGTCGCCAGGGTCGCGCCGACGATCACGGTCGATGAAGTGAACGCCGAATTCCGCAAGTTGTGGGACGGCAGCCCGCGCCTGATCCACGCCAGCAGCAAGACGGCGGTGACCGGCGCCCAGTTGGCCGAAGCCGTCGCGCAAAGCAGCAAGGTCGCGGTCACCGCGCCAGCCGACGTGGCGGTCAAGGCGTGGGCCTACGACAGCTTCGGAACGCCCGGAAAGGTGGTTCAGGACACGCGCATCGCCGACCTTGGCCTGCGCACGCTGAAATTCGCCAACAACGTCCGGTTGAACGTGAAGCGAAGCGACTTCGAACCCGGCAAGGTCAGCTATCTTGTCCGGATGGACGGCGGCAACCTCGCGATGCCGAAGGACAAGCCGGGGCTTGGCGCCTTTGTCGGCAACATGGCGGCCTTCGCCGGTACCGCGAAGCACGACCTGGAAGAATTGAAGACGCTGACCGCCGGCAAGCAGGTCACCCCGGGTTTCGTCGCGACCGAAGGCGCGTTCGTCAGCGGCGGCACCACCAACGCCGCCGACCTGCCGCTGCAGATGAAGCTGAGCGCCGCCTACATGACCGATCCGGGATACCGGCCGGAAGCGCAGAGCAAGTGGGCCGCGCTGATGCCGCTGTTCGACAAGCAGATCGGGTCGCAGCCGGCACCGTTGCTTCGCGCCCGCCTTCCCTACCTCCTGTCCGGCAAGGACGCCCGCTTCGGCATCCCGCCGGTCGACCAGCTGGTCGGGCGGTCGCTCGACGAGTTCAAGCAGGTCTACGCGCCGATCAGCGCCAGCGCGCCGATCGAGATCACGGTCATCGGCGATGTCGACGAAGCCGTCGTGATCGACGCCGTGTCCCGCTCGTTCGGGGCGCTGCCCGCCCGGCAGGCGGCGGCGCCGGACTATGCGGCGGCGCGCGCCGGCACCTGGAATCCCGGCACCGGGACGCTTGCCCTGACCCATAGCGGCGACGCCGACCAGGCGGTCGCGGGCGCCGTGTGGCACACCGACGACGACCATGACCTGCGCACCGAGATGGGCCTCGAGATCCTTGCCAACGTCATGGACCTGATGCTGACCGATACGATCCGCGAAAAGCTGGGCGCGTCGTACAACGCCAGCGTGTCCTCGACGATGTCGTCGGAATATCGGGGCTTCGGCTACATCACCACCAGCTCGGTGGTCGATCCGGCCAAGGCCGACGCGGTCGACGCGGCCATCGCCGAAGCCGCGGCCGAACTTCGCGCCAAGCCGATCGACGCCGACATGCTGGCCCGCGCCGTCAATCCGGAGGTCGAAAGCGCCCGCCGGACGATGCGCGAGAACAGCTTCTGGGTGAACATGCTGTCGGACGCGCAGGCCCGGCCGGCGCGGCTGGAACGCATGCGCAAGTGGGTCGACATGCTGCAGTCGGTTACCGCCGCCGACGTCCATCGGCTGGCCAACGCCTATCTGACGCCCGACCGGATGAATCGCATCCGCGTGACCAGCGAGAAGCTTGCCGCCAAATAG
- a CDS encoding LysR substrate-binding domain-containing protein encodes MRKLPPLTAIRAFEAAARNENFTAAAGELGMTQAAVSYQVKALEERLGAALFVREKGRARLTPLGGRLLPALSQAFDAMEAAFEAHRADDESLLTITTTSTFANAWLAWRLGAFQMRHPDLAVRMTTGNEVVDLRSGDTDVAIRGGIGKWHDVEKHLLVHSTFTPMASPRFIAETERRLGRGIERSDLLDLNLITPEDEWWTKWFDDAGLTLEGAPKRRGVRLDNQANEGHAAMAGMGVALLTPFFWANDIDEGRLVLLFPEAVSSIGWSYWLVFPHERRNVPKIKRFREWLSAEIPDEARSSAEAVAARASG; translated from the coding sequence ATGCGCAAGCTTCCCCCGCTGACCGCGATCCGCGCATTCGAGGCAGCGGCCCGCAACGAGAATTTCACCGCCGCGGCGGGCGAACTGGGCATGACCCAGGCGGCCGTGTCCTATCAGGTCAAGGCGCTCGAAGAGCGGCTTGGCGCGGCCTTGTTCGTGCGGGAAAAGGGCCGCGCGCGGCTGACCCCGCTGGGCGGCCGGCTGCTGCCCGCGCTGAGCCAGGCGTTCGATGCGATGGAGGCGGCGTTCGAGGCCCATCGCGCGGACGACGAATCCCTGCTCACCATCACCACCACCAGCACCTTTGCGAACGCCTGGCTGGCATGGCGGCTGGGGGCGTTCCAGATGCGCCATCCCGACCTTGCCGTTCGTATGACCACCGGCAACGAGGTGGTCGACTTGCGATCCGGCGATACCGACGTCGCCATTCGCGGCGGCATCGGCAAGTGGCACGATGTCGAAAAGCACCTCCTCGTCCATTCCACCTTCACGCCGATGGCCAGTCCCCGGTTCATCGCGGAGACCGAGCGCCGGCTGGGACGCGGGATCGAGCGGTCGGACCTGCTCGACCTCAACCTGATCACGCCGGAAGACGAATGGTGGACCAAGTGGTTCGACGACGCCGGACTGACGCTGGAAGGCGCGCCCAAGCGTCGCGGCGTCCGCCTCGATAACCAGGCGAACGAGGGGCATGCGGCGATGGCCGGCATGGGCGTGGCGCTGCTCACGCCCTTCTTCTGGGCCAACGACATCGACGAGGGTCGGCTCGTCCTGCTGTTTCCCGAAGCGGTGTCGAGCATTGGCTGGTCTTATTGGCTGGTCTTTCCGCACGAGCGCCGAAACGTGCCCAAAATCAAGCGCTTCCGCGAATGGTTGAGCGCGGAAATCCCCGACGAGGCGCGCAGCAGCGCAGAGGCCGTGGCGGCGCGCGCAAGCGGCTGA